DNA sequence from the Streptomyces sp. NBC_01264 genome:
GTCGGGACGCGCTTTCCTTGAGGCATCGACACGAGGACGACAAGGGGACATCCGATGACGACCGACACGAAGCGAGGGGCGGGCCCGGGCCGACGGGCGGAAGCACCGGACGTGCTGATCGTGGGAGCCGGCCCGACCGGGCTGACGCTGGCCTGCGACCTGGCCCGGCAGGGCATCGCGGTGCGGGTCCTGGAGAGGCGGACCGCGCCGCACCGCGAATCGCGCGGCAAGGGGCTCCAGGCCGGCAGCTTCGACGTCTTCGAGGACCTCGGCGTGGCCGAGGCCGTGAAGGCCCGAGGTAGCGAAGGGGTCGTGCTGCGCAAGTACTTCGACGGGGAGCACATCAAGGACACCGCCGTCGACGGAGGCCTGCTGATCGGGCAGTGGCAGGTCGAGGAGGTACTGCGCGACCGGCTGGCCGAGCTGGGCGTGCGCGTCGAGTACGGGTCCCGGCTCACCGGGATCGCCCAGGACGCGGCCGGCGTCCGGGCGGATCTGGAGGACGGCACCGTGATCCGGGCCGGCTACCTGGCGGGATGCGACGGCGGGCACAGCACCACCCGCGGGCTCCTCGGCATCCCCTTCGAGGGGAGCGGGGAGGAGGAACCGGCGATGGTCCTCGGGGACGTCAGGGCCCCGGGCCTCAGCCGGGAGTTCTGGCACCAGTGGTTCAGCTCGGAGGGCGGCGGGATCCTGCTCTGCCCGATGCCGGGGACGGACACGTTCCAACTGCAGGCCCCGCCCGAGAGCGACGAACGGGGC
Encoded proteins:
- a CDS encoding FAD-dependent oxidoreductase; translated protein: MTTDTKRGAGPGRRAEAPDVLIVGAGPTGLTLACDLARQGIAVRVLERRTAPHRESRGKGLQAGSFDVFEDLGVAEAVKARGSEGVVLRKYFDGEHIKDTAVDGGLLIGQWQVEEVLRDRLAELGVRVEYGSRLTGIAQDAAGVRADLEDGTVIRAGYLAGCDGGHSTTRGLLGIPFEGSGEEEPAMVLGDVRAPGLSREFWHQWFSSEGGGILLCPMPGTDTFQLQAPPESDERGESLPPSLESFQRLFDRHARMSGIRLAEPTWLSSWRVNVRMATRIREGRAFLAGDAAHVHPIAGGLGMNTGIQDAAALGRSLTAALSGSAGEEALDAYQAERLPVAADLLADTAQRYERVVAAVREPGRGTEAGLE